A window of Rhododendron vialii isolate Sample 1 chromosome 13a, ASM3025357v1 contains these coding sequences:
- the LOC131313340 gene encoding uncharacterized protein LOC131313340 translates to MAEKGLLVVDRRFCRRFSDDRNPNWSKRPPLETILLEGNVHGSLARAGKVRGQTLKVAKQDMKKKPRGRAHKRMQYNRHFVTTGGGIEKSCERGRERERDKSRERSHDRPRDRDHRCRAGPRDLDTQD, encoded by the exons ATGGCTGAAAAGG GTTTGTTGGTTGTTGATCGGAGGTTCTGTCGTCGTTTCTCGGATGATCGGAACCCTAATTGGTCCAAGCGGCCTCCACTTGAGACGATACTGCTCGAAG GGAACGTTCACGGATCGCTGGCTCGTGCCGGTAAGGTGAGAGGCCAAACCCTGaaggtggccaagcaggacatGAAGAAGAAGCCACGTGGTAGGGCTCACAAGCGCATGCAGTACAACCGTCACTTCGTCACCACCG GGGGAGGGATCGAAAAATCTTGTGAAAGAGGAAGAGAGCGAGAGCGGGACAAGTCTCGTGAGCGTTCTCATGACAGGCCAAGGGATCGTGATCATAGgtgcagggccggcccaagggatTTGGATACCCAAGACTAA
- the LOC131313342 gene encoding pectinesterase-like produces the protein MVGKVIVSLVSLILVVGVAIGVVVAVNKGHGGRDTTSATAPVATSSKAVTSFCSTTNYQDACVNSLGNVAKNESATPMDYIMAAVNATIEEAAKAFQVAQSVKVDAAKHPNQALAVDDCKEMLEWAVQDLQAAFSMVGDSDMHSLQDREFEILNWFTAVVSYQQSCLEQLEVPEYKSAIENGMVNATQLTSNAINIVAKISDVLQAFDINLDMFKPNTTTTPTKSRRLLEVTEVGHDGYPTWFQAGDRKLLATGAVTPNAIVAKDGSGQYNTIKDAVAAIPKKRQGKWIIYIKAGIYNEIVLVPKSAANVFMYGDGPTKTIVTGRKNCGIDGTPTMHTATFAVQGPGFIAKSIGFQNTAGTKGHQAVAFRSQSDQSVYIDCRFEGYQDTLYYQSNRQFYRNCYISGTIDFIFGKGTAVIQNSDIVVRMPELNQQNTVTADGNIEANSIAGLVLQNCRIIAEPELVPNRFTIKSYLGRPWEAYSQTAVIQSEIGDLIQPEGWMIWANANNHETSVIAEYANRGPGAVTDKRVKWKKYSIITNSNEALRYTPAIHLEGGKKPSQWVLATAGSVGVSIDMGLSPA, from the exons ATGGTAGGCAAAGTCATAGTATCATTAGTCTCTCTCATCCTCGTAGTTGGCGTGGCTATTGGTGTGGTGGTCGCGGTGAACAAAGGCCATGGTGGGAGAGATACCACGAGTGCAACCGCCCCAGTGGCAACCTCCTCCAAAGCTGTGACCAGCTTCTGCTCCACCACTAACTACCAGGACGCTTGCGTTAACAGCCTCGGCAATGTGGCTAAGAACGAAAGCGCCACCCCTATGGACTACATCATGGCGGCCGTTAATGCCACCATCGAAGAGGCTGCCAAGGCATTCCAAGTGGCTCAGTCCGTAAAGGttgatgctgccaagcaccctaACCAAGCGCTAGCCGTGGACGATTGCAAAGAGATGTTGGAATGGGCTGTTCAGGACCTCCAAGCCGCCTTCTCCATGGTCGGCGATAGCGATATGCACTCATTGCAAGATCGGGAATTCGAAATATTGAATTGGTTCACCGCCGTGGTTTCGTACCAGCAATCATGCCTTGAACAGCTCGAGGTCCCTGAGTACAAGTCTGCCATCGAGAACGGTATGGTCAACGCTACTCAACTCACTAGCAATGCCATCAACATTGTTGCCAAGATCTCAGACGTCCTTCAAGCCTTTGACATCAACCTCGATATGTTCAAgcccaacaccaccaccacccctacCAAATCACGCCGACTTCTCGAAGTGACCGAGGTTGGACACGACGGGTACCCCACCTGGTTCCAGGCCGGCGATCGCAAGCTTTTGGCCACCGGTGCAGTAACTCCTAATGCCATTGTCGCCAAAGACGGAAGCGGTCAGTACAACACTATCAAGGACGCAGTGGCTGCAATCCCAAAGAAGCGTCAAGGAAAATGGATCATCTACATTAAGGCCGGGATCTACAATGAGATCGTCTTGGTACCTAAGAGTGCTGCCAACGTGTTCATGTACGGAGATGGACCAACCAAGACTATTGTTACCGGCCGCAAAAACTGCGGCATCGACGGAACCCCAACCATGCATACTGCCACATTcg CTGTTCAAGGACCCGGGTTCATTGCCAAGAGTATCGGATTCCAAAACACCGCGGGTACAAAAGGACACCAGGCCGTGGCGTTCAGAAGCCAGTCGGATCAATCGGTCTACATCGACTGCAGGTTCGAAGGGTACCAAGACACGCTCTACTACCAATCCAACCGGCAGTTCTACCGCAACTGCTACATCAGCGGAACCATCGACTTCATCTTCGGCAAAGGCACGGCCGTGATTCAAAACAGCGACATCGTGGTGCGAATGCCAGAACTAAACCAGCAGAACACCGTAACCGCAGACGGGAACATAGAAGCAAACAGTATCGCGGGATTAGTCCTCCAGAACTGCAGGATCATAGCCGAGCCAGAACTGGTCCCAAATAGGTTCACCATCAAGTCCTACCTGGGGAGGCCGTGGGAGGCGTATTCGCAGACCGCGGTGATTCAGAGCGAGATCGGGGATTTGATCCAGCCCGAAGGGTGGATGATATGGGCGAACGCGAACAACCACGAAACCTCGGTTATCGCAGAGTACGCAAACAGGGGACCTGGGGCCGTTACTGACAAGAGGGTGAAGTGGAAGAAGTACAGTATCATTACTAATAGCAATGAGGCTCTACGGTATACTCCTGCGATTCACCTTGAAGGAGGAAAGAAACCGAGTCAGTGGGTCCTTGCTACCGCGGGATCCGTCGGTGTTTCTATCGATATGGGACTTTCCCCAGCTTGA